A stretch of the Sphingobacterium thalpophilum genome encodes the following:
- a CDS encoding tetratricopeptide repeat protein yields the protein MTLVKQKAHSWIAEGLVHVGLFKEGLKHLERTETTRYYRENILAQSEVHRVRGRAYGELKLYQQAIREFRLQLGLIRNLTGEKQKKSYQFTYENLSTVFDQIGQLDSVEKYNRLQLDLLRGDDEKKEVFRYLVVYDNLGRLYIKRGDFEQAQQYLDKSLALVKKYNIPVVLNTYSLLGNLEEKKGNLEKAATFYEKSLASKREMGSRNGIKYSYRQLADFYRTNKLDKGKANEYELAFSRLNDSLENENRQVVDMVLNQILKLKDQESATKVTKSLTISIIALVSLVVAISFFVWRVRHNRKLLGQKEEALQETETINRELSEQIGENKFATLLELTKSNNPEFLALFTELYPEFIQALKTLDPTIRSTELEFCAMAFLNFTTKNIAEYTFVTVRAVQVRKNRLRKKLGIPSDADFNNWMQELAQRPAMASGEASA from the coding sequence GTACTGAAACCACCAGATATTACAGGGAAAATATTCTCGCGCAATCCGAAGTACACCGGGTGCGGGGAAGAGCCTACGGTGAGCTCAAGTTGTATCAGCAGGCAATTCGGGAGTTTCGCTTGCAACTAGGACTGATCAGGAATCTGACAGGCGAAAAGCAAAAAAAATCCTATCAGTTTACCTATGAAAATCTTAGTACTGTTTTTGATCAGATCGGACAGCTTGATTCCGTAGAGAAATATAACCGCCTTCAGCTGGACCTGTTGCGGGGGGATGATGAAAAGAAGGAAGTCTTCCGCTATTTGGTGGTGTATGATAACCTGGGCCGGTTGTATATTAAGCGGGGTGATTTTGAGCAGGCACAACAATATCTCGATAAGTCCTTAGCCCTCGTTAAGAAATATAACATCCCAGTTGTTCTGAATACGTATAGTTTGTTGGGTAACTTGGAAGAAAAGAAAGGAAATTTAGAAAAAGCTGCAACCTTTTACGAAAAGAGCCTGGCAAGTAAACGGGAAATGGGCAGCAGAAATGGGATAAAGTATTCTTACAGGCAGTTAGCGGATTTTTACCGCACCAATAAGTTGGACAAAGGTAAAGCGAATGAATATGAACTGGCTTTTAGCCGGCTCAATGATTCGCTGGAAAATGAAAATAGGCAGGTCGTGGATATGGTGCTCAACCAGATCCTGAAATTAAAAGATCAGGAATCTGCCACGAAAGTTACTAAATCACTTACCATTTCAATCATTGCACTGGTATCGCTTGTCGTGGCGATCTCATTTTTTGTCTGGCGTGTCAGACACAACCGCAAGTTGCTGGGCCAAAAGGAAGAGGCCCTGCAGGAAACGGAAACGATCAACAGGGAACTGAGCGAGCAGATCGGAGAAAATAAATTCGCTACTCTGCTCGAGCTGACAAAAAGCAATAATCCGGAGTTCCTGGCTTTATTTACTGAACTTTATCCCGAGTTTATACAGGCCCTGAAAACTTTGGATCCAACTATCAGAAGCACCGAACTGGAGTTTTGCGCCATGGCTTTTCTGAACTTTACGACCAAAAATATCGCCGAATATACCTTCGTGACCGTCAGGGCGGTACAGGTGCGGAAAAATAGACTGCGAAAGAAACTGGGAATCCCTTCGGATGCGGATTTCAATAACTGGATGCAGGAGCTGGCGCAGAGACCCGCCATGGCATCCGGCGAAGCTAGTGCATGA